Proteins encoded within one genomic window of Hahella chejuensis KCTC 2396:
- a CDS encoding Crp/Fnr family transcriptional regulator yields MPDKLLIHDYYDLLNRGAWFRAIPEDLKTELLNLAQIKALRTGEFLFQRGDKPAGIYAVVKGSLRVAGVNENGKEAILAFVEPPNWFGEIALFDRLDRTHSALAESPTTLLHLPQKGLETLLAAKPHFWRDFGVLLCFKLRLAFRAVEDATLLPAPLRLARRLVVMAEGYGDFSGQARRVIHIQQEQLGMMLGVSRQTVNQILKELEQKGLIATSYGEIQILDMDALKSQAGMLE; encoded by the coding sequence ATGCCCGACAAGCTGCTCATTCACGATTATTACGACCTGCTAAACCGCGGAGCCTGGTTTCGCGCTATCCCTGAAGATTTGAAAACAGAGCTGCTGAATCTGGCGCAGATAAAAGCGCTGCGGACGGGAGAATTTCTGTTTCAGCGTGGCGACAAACCCGCAGGTATTTACGCCGTGGTGAAAGGGTCGTTGAGAGTCGCTGGCGTCAACGAAAATGGCAAGGAAGCGATCCTGGCGTTTGTCGAACCGCCTAACTGGTTCGGAGAAATCGCCTTATTTGACAGACTGGATCGCACTCACAGCGCCCTGGCGGAGTCCCCGACCACCTTGTTGCACTTACCGCAAAAAGGGCTGGAAACGCTACTGGCGGCGAAGCCGCATTTCTGGAGGGACTTTGGAGTTCTGCTTTGTTTCAAGCTGCGCCTGGCGTTTCGCGCGGTGGAAGACGCCACGCTGTTACCTGCGCCTCTGCGATTGGCGCGCAGGCTGGTGGTGATGGCGGAGGGTTATGGCGACTTCAGTGGACAGGCGCGACGCGTGATACATATACAACAGGAACAGCTGGGGATGATGTTGGGGGTGTCCAGACAAACGGTGAACCAGATCCTGAAGGAGCTGGAGCAGAAAGGGCTGATCGCCACCTCCTATGGGGAAATCCAGATTCTGGATATGGACGCGCTGAAGTCGCAGGCGGGCATGCTGGAATAG
- a CDS encoding MerR family transcriptional regulator, whose protein sequence is MLTIGQMARLFDVTTKTLRYYESAGVFCPAIYGRENGYRYYAPSQIDELQRILWLRDMGVPLESIRGLKEQGALSDEHVLRNKLCGHATALEREIEDKRKLLNELLIYLKQPIMENINMNSTQGAAVEPQVKELPAFTLIGMEYRSSDVRDSIPMLWGRYLPREDEIRGRVNHEVSYGLCLPLEDGEFRYIAGVEVEKGTPVPEGMVSVTVAAARYAVLTHTGPVAGLNATFRKACSRDLPESGLERVDGPDFELYDRRFMGPDSAESQVDIYLSIAE, encoded by the coding sequence ATGCTGACGATAGGGCAGATGGCCCGTTTATTCGATGTCACCACCAAGACGCTGCGTTATTACGAAAGCGCCGGCGTATTTTGTCCTGCGATTTACGGTCGCGAAAATGGCTATCGCTATTACGCGCCGTCGCAAATTGACGAGCTGCAGCGCATTTTATGGCTGCGCGACATGGGCGTGCCGCTGGAAAGCATTCGCGGCCTTAAGGAGCAGGGCGCTTTAAGCGACGAGCATGTTTTGCGCAATAAACTGTGTGGACACGCCACGGCGTTGGAGCGGGAGATTGAAGACAAACGGAAACTTCTCAATGAATTGCTGATTTACCTGAAGCAACCCATCATGGAGAACATAAATATGAATTCCACACAAGGCGCGGCGGTGGAACCGCAAGTCAAAGAGCTTCCTGCATTCACCCTTATTGGTATGGAGTACCGCAGCAGCGACGTCAGAGACTCTATCCCCATGCTGTGGGGACGTTATTTGCCCAGGGAGGATGAGATTCGCGGCAGGGTTAATCACGAGGTGTCTTACGGGCTGTGTCTGCCGCTGGAGGACGGTGAGTTTCGTTATATCGCCGGCGTCGAAGTCGAGAAGGGAACGCCAGTTCCCGAGGGAATGGTGTCGGTCACGGTGGCGGCGGCTCGCTACGCGGTGCTGACCCATACGGGGCCTGTGGCGGGACTTAATGCGACGTTCCGCAAAGCCTGTTCCCGCGACTTGCCGGAAAGCGGACTGGAAAGGGTCGATGGCCCGGACTTTGAGCTGTACGACAGGCGTTTCATGGGCCCCGATAGCGCAGAGTCACAGGTGGATATTTACTTGTCCATTGCTGAATAG
- a CDS encoding copper chaperone PCu(A)C has protein sequence MMMKKSLIRALLTATLISSPVLASAQNEEAKAVETSDAWIRFTPGTTPMAGYFTLNNASDRTITITSAESADFGQVMMHQTINNNGQMSMQHMGEGLELKAGESLSFNPGGMHLMLMQRQRPLSPGDHVSVTLNLADGAPISVEFEVKPISYEGP, from the coding sequence ATGATGATGAAAAAAAGCCTGATTCGAGCCCTCCTCACCGCCACCCTGATATCATCGCCAGTTCTCGCCTCCGCGCAAAATGAAGAGGCGAAGGCCGTCGAAACCAGCGACGCATGGATTCGCTTTACGCCGGGAACCACTCCCATGGCGGGCTACTTCACCCTCAACAATGCGTCGGATCGGACAATCACTATTACGAGCGCAGAAAGCGCGGATTTTGGTCAGGTTATGATGCATCAAACCATCAACAACAACGGCCAGATGAGCATGCAGCACATGGGGGAAGGCTTAGAACTGAAAGCTGGCGAGTCCCTTTCCTTCAACCCCGGCGGCATGCATTTGATGCTGATGCAACGGCAACGTCCGCTGAGCCCTGGCGACCATGTCAGCGTCACCCTGAACCTTGCTGACGGAGCCCCCATTTCGGTGGAGTTTGAAGTCAAGCCCATTTCTTACGAAGGCCCCTGA
- the pntB gene encoding Re/Si-specific NAD(P)(+) transhydrogenase subunit beta yields the protein MSYSVITASYIISAVLFILSLAGLSKQETAKTGNLYGIIGMALALLATIASPQVTSVWLIILAMAVGAVVGVKVALKVEMTQMPELVAILHSFVGLAAVLVGYNSYLEHGPLSGALLSIHLTEIFLGVFIGAITFTGSVVAFGKLRGSISSKALMLPHRHKINLGAGVVSFLLMLYFVKVGGSGFSLILMTLIALFIGWHLVSSIGGADMPVVISMLNSYSGWAAAAAGFMLSNDLLIITGALVGSSGAILSYIMCKAMNRSFISVIAGGFGNDPAPEDADAEYGEPQEINAEGVADMLKGSHSVIITPGYGMAVAQAQHPIYEITQKLREHGVEVRFGIHPVAGRLPGHMNVLLAEARVPYDIVLGMDEINQDFPETDTVLVIGANDTVNPAAAENPGSPLAGMPVLEVWKAKNVIVFKRSMNAGYAGVQNPLFFRDNAFMLFGDAKASVDAILKAI from the coding sequence ATGTCATACAGTGTAATCACCGCCTCCTATATCATTTCCGCCGTGCTGTTCATTCTCAGTCTGGCTGGGCTAAGCAAGCAGGAGACTGCAAAAACCGGCAACCTCTACGGCATTATTGGTATGGCGCTGGCGTTGCTGGCGACTATCGCCAGTCCGCAAGTAACTTCAGTCTGGTTGATCATCCTGGCCATGGCCGTCGGCGCCGTGGTCGGCGTTAAAGTCGCTTTGAAGGTGGAAATGACGCAGATGCCGGAGCTGGTGGCGATCCTGCACAGCTTTGTCGGTCTCGCTGCGGTTCTGGTGGGCTACAACAGTTATCTGGAGCATGGACCGCTAAGCGGCGCATTGCTCAGCATTCATTTGACTGAGATCTTTTTGGGCGTCTTTATCGGCGCAATTACTTTTACCGGCTCGGTCGTCGCTTTTGGGAAGTTACGCGGCTCCATCAGCTCCAAAGCCCTGATGCTGCCCCATCGTCATAAAATCAATCTGGGCGCGGGCGTCGTTTCCTTTTTACTCATGTTGTATTTCGTCAAAGTCGGCGGCAGCGGTTTCAGTCTGATTCTGATGACATTGATCGCCCTGTTTATCGGCTGGCATCTGGTGTCCTCCATCGGCGGCGCGGACATGCCTGTCGTCATCTCCATGCTCAACTCCTATTCGGGCTGGGCCGCGGCGGCGGCGGGTTTCATGCTGTCCAACGACCTGTTGATCATCACCGGCGCGCTGGTGGGCTCTTCAGGGGCGATTCTCTCCTACATCATGTGTAAGGCGATGAACCGCTCTTTCATAAGCGTCATCGCCGGCGGCTTCGGGAATGACCCCGCTCCTGAAGACGCTGACGCGGAATATGGCGAGCCCCAGGAGATTAATGCGGAAGGGGTTGCGGACATGCTGAAAGGATCGCACTCCGTGATTATCACTCCGGGATACGGTATGGCGGTGGCGCAGGCGCAACACCCTATCTATGAAATCACCCAGAAGCTGCGTGAGCATGGCGTGGAAGTTCGTTTCGGCATTCATCCCGTGGCGGGCCGCCTTCCAGGGCATATGAACGTGCTGCTGGCGGAAGCGAGAGTGCCCTACGACATCGTCCTGGGCATGGATGAGATCAATCAGGATTTTCCGGAGACGGATACCGTGCTGGTGATCGGCGCCAATGACACGGTGAATCCCGCCGCGGCGGAAAATCCAGGGAGTCCGCTCGCCGGCATGCCCGTGTTGGAAGTGTGGAAAGCGAAAAACGTTATCGTATTCAAACGCAGCATGAACGCAGGCTATGCCGGCGTTCAGAATCCGCTGTTTTTCCGCGATAACGCCTTTATGTTGTTCGGCGACGCCAAAGCCAGCGTCGACGCCATTTTAAAAGCTATTTGA
- a CDS encoding DUF7482 domain-containing protein — protein sequence MLRLAIGVFILAMTGCAGQGYSNAHSAHVNLAAHPAWYNGERVYYVTTDVSDRAMAESMQANYAPRLRDAIPDYPKPPQVRTVLERVYRVRNFDQPSIFPSAPEPLSSNHVNLQYSPLWLMYEVVWKAGATPVELKSEEQIFVAESQGKLEILRTDIVVNCPVVRYEGERIDRYQW from the coding sequence ATGCTGCGCCTAGCCATAGGGGTCTTCATCCTCGCCATGACCGGTTGTGCAGGACAGGGTTATTCCAATGCTCACAGCGCCCACGTAAATCTGGCGGCGCACCCCGCCTGGTACAATGGCGAACGCGTCTACTATGTCACCACTGATGTCTCCGATCGGGCCATGGCGGAGAGCATGCAAGCCAATTACGCTCCCCGCTTGCGGGACGCCATCCCGGATTACCCCAAGCCGCCTCAGGTTCGTACGGTGTTGGAGAGGGTCTACCGAGTCCGCAACTTTGATCAACCCAGCATATTTCCCTCTGCGCCAGAGCCGCTGAGTTCGAACCATGTCAACTTACAATACAGTCCTTTGTGGCTGATGTATGAGGTCGTCTGGAAGGCTGGCGCAACGCCCGTGGAGCTTAAATCCGAAGAGCAGATCTTCGTGGCGGAGAGTCAGGGAAAGCTGGAGATTCTGCGCACGGACATTGTGGTGAATTGTCCCGTAGTGCGTTATGAAGGCGAACGCATTGACCGCTATCAGTGGTGA
- a CDS encoding trypsin-like serine protease has translation MKPFQKNLLAGMIAGLTFSGVSYANPSAPEDLSVYRNLTPKIVGGEDAAEGEFPFMVYLQYNGGQWCGASVIDDYYVLTAAHCTAGISAESFKAVIGLHDQNDMRDAQKIQVVEVINHPEFNEQTLENDIALLKLSEKVDEKYTRITLGDSTDIMPGSDVTVIGWGALREGGGSPDVLQKVDVPVVSLEECRMAYGDGAIYDYSLCAGLEQGGKDSCQGDSGGPLFVNQAGEFRQLGIVSWGDGCARPGKYGVYTSVPSFKEWVASYVGGDTPDPGDPDDPDGPDDGDGDDDNVLGNGKPIDDLNGVSDSKVYYTIEVPEDAKNLSVKIEGGRGDVDLYVRAEEDPTLTEYDCRPYKNGNEEVCDDLVVRAGVYHIMLHGYLRYSGVTLTASYDGDPTDPTDPTDPTDPTDPTDPTDPTDPTDPTDPTDPTDPTDPTDPTDPTDPTDPTDPTDPTDPTDPTDPTDPTDPTDPTDPTDPTDPTDPTDPTDPTDPTDPTDPTDPTDPTDPDDPGFPTDPNDPNDPNEPGEPTDPTDPTDPTDPTDPTDPTNPDDCELTESQKALLEAHNQARSEGRNCGSAYFPAAEPLVWNCKLGAAATKHTEDMVNNNFFSHTGSDGSQVGDRTRAEGYNSWRVGENIAAGYESTQQVMAGWLKSPGHCSNIMGAEYTEMGAKKVSTSSASYPHYWTSVFGGE, from the coding sequence ATGAAACCGTTTCAAAAGAACCTGCTGGCAGGGATGATTGCCGGCCTCACCTTTAGCGGCGTGAGCTATGCGAATCCAAGCGCGCCGGAAGATCTAAGCGTATATCGCAATTTGACGCCCAAGATCGTCGGCGGTGAAGACGCCGCCGAGGGCGAATTTCCCTTTATGGTGTATCTGCAATACAACGGCGGCCAATGGTGCGGCGCGTCGGTGATAGATGATTATTATGTGCTCACTGCGGCGCACTGTACCGCAGGCATTTCCGCCGAAAGCTTCAAAGCCGTGATCGGTCTGCACGATCAGAACGACATGCGCGATGCGCAGAAAATCCAGGTGGTGGAGGTGATCAATCACCCTGAGTTTAATGAGCAGACCCTGGAAAACGACATCGCTTTGCTGAAACTGTCGGAGAAGGTGGATGAGAAATATACCCGCATTACTCTGGGTGACTCCACAGACATAATGCCCGGCAGCGATGTGACCGTGATCGGCTGGGGTGCGCTGCGCGAAGGCGGCGGCTCGCCGGATGTTCTGCAAAAAGTGGACGTGCCAGTGGTGTCGCTTGAAGAATGTCGTATGGCTTACGGTGACGGCGCCATTTATGACTATAGCCTGTGCGCGGGCTTGGAGCAGGGCGGAAAAGACTCTTGTCAGGGCGACTCCGGCGGGCCTTTGTTTGTCAATCAGGCAGGCGAATTCCGCCAGTTGGGTATTGTGAGCTGGGGCGACGGTTGCGCCAGACCAGGAAAATACGGTGTGTATACCTCTGTGCCCAGCTTCAAGGAATGGGTGGCTTCTTACGTGGGCGGCGATACGCCTGATCCCGGCGACCCGGATGATCCAGACGGTCCTGATGACGGTGATGGCGACGACGATAATGTGCTCGGCAACGGTAAGCCGATTGACGATCTGAACGGCGTATCCGACAGCAAGGTGTATTACACCATTGAAGTGCCTGAAGACGCCAAGAATCTGAGCGTCAAGATCGAAGGCGGACGCGGGGACGTCGATCTTTATGTTCGGGCGGAAGAAGATCCGACCTTAACCGAATATGATTGCCGCCCTTACAAAAACGGAAATGAGGAAGTCTGTGACGATTTAGTTGTCAGAGCGGGCGTGTATCACATCATGTTGCATGGTTATCTGCGCTATAGCGGCGTTACTTTAACCGCTTCCTATGATGGCGATCCGACAGACCCAACCGATCCAACTGATCCAACTGATCCAACCGATCCAACCGATCCAACCGATCCAACCGATCCAACCGATCCAACCGATCCAACCGATCCAACTGATCCAACTGATCCAACTGATCCAACTGATCCAACTGATCCAACTGATCCAACTGATCCAACTGATCCAACCGATCCAACCGATCCAACCGATCCGACGGACCCAACTGATCCAACTGATCCAACTGATCCAACCGATCCAACCGATCCAACCGATCCAACCGATCCAACTGATCCAACTGATCCAACTGATCCAACTGATCCAACCGATCCGACGGACCCGACGGACCCGGACGATCCTGGATTTCCGACAGATCCAAATGACCCTAATGATCCTAACGAGCCGGGTGAGCCAACCGATCCGACGGACCCAACTGATCCGACAGATCCAACGGACCCGACCGATCCCACTAATCCGGACGATTGTGAACTGACCGAATCGCAAAAAGCTCTGTTGGAAGCCCATAACCAGGCGCGTAGCGAGGGCCGTAACTGCGGTTCAGCCTACTTCCCGGCTGCGGAGCCGCTGGTATGGAACTGTAAGCTTGGCGCCGCGGCGACCAAACACACTGAAGACATGGTCAACAACAACTTCTTCAGCCATACCGGTTCCGACGGTTCTCAAGTTGGCGATCGCACCCGCGCGGAAGGCTATAACTCCTGGCGCGTAGGCGAGAACATCGCCGCGGGTTATGAGTCTACACAGCAAGTGATGGCGGGCTGGCTGAAGAGCCCGGGTCATTGCTCCAATATCATGGGAGCGGAGTACACCGAAATGGGCGCGAAGAAAGTAAGCACGTCCTCGGCCAGTTATCCGCATTATTGGACCTCCGTGTTCGGCGGGGAATAA
- a CDS encoding ImpA family metalloprotease → MLRFHPLAGSILLVSAIALTGCGSDDDAKTGGNNSGDNNGSEVDGGNNSDDTGTDSGDDSSDTGDNQAPTISGTPDPAAKEGEPFSFTPTVSDAEGDTLSFQLVNGPAWLSIDAATGKISGSPDADDLGMAKGIVIRVSDGKKTADLQFDLEVAFNPVEQAIRTGNAMVVENSRDLASAALRTIENNRSRFAQARIELFQLNTDGAAKSDSLTAIDWDPTHDAAQISATFGENEAILISNAANEGKTVYNRGFGVIGESDARYLVLGGNPMRNRGSANEQMYQFMHNAIVWLSGRDNFDTKPLKLVMAQMDESYWFHDASGVRKWLDDRYGEAVSYNAQGDCDGAKLAGCLNDNPDLLIISQKSEEADVDAITATVAAAMAKGTPVLYLHWDGNLTSLGGQLFTLFNVSYQEDNYWKRLYLSGYDSIDDMGEIPESVAQVKTMLTHFESEDYAFDWSACDGENCSAVSGLNAGFFEGADQVRNIMSNLDKNKTNIFADEGKRYQKLLALLGDHYRASVTYPMDKITTEDNAFLKSLYADYSVYNYRALNPAQKDMGNFSRSSFNHVSPVTKTIDMESKRYFRAAGVYALPGYTVKVTRLDNADVATSIFVNTQRSGATHQFEKNGYTRPKFLQTPKFSIKSGESITFTSTYGGPLQIEFGGNGKNVSFRFENVGEHPFWNGEEDNASFEQALAQGDYDWAELVTPGFEVHSKLDKMRKSMQDENWKTGAALAAGTMRYIHNFPHVLAGFKGPGIDVVAEIHDFATAHNLDIEHIDIVKHMNADQATCGYGCSGNPYDAYWEFSPIGHGDIHELGHGLERGRFRFSGWDGHASTNPYSYYSKSHYYIDTGKNPGCQSLPFESMFKVLRDSVSESNPQAYVQSQKLTGWSNGAGITVQMMMTAQGEGKLNDGWNLLPRLHILDRNFNAALASEEAWSAAKSNLGFSQYSLAEAKSINSNDWMTVAVSHATGLDFRDYLTMWALPFSAKASAQVASFSLPVAPRKYYASGGDQFCYGLDKPSILVDGVQTWPSL, encoded by the coding sequence ATGTTGCGGTTTCATCCTTTAGCCGGATCGATACTCCTGGTAAGCGCTATAGCCTTGACCGGCTGCGGATCTGACGACGACGCCAAGACCGGCGGTAATAACAGCGGCGACAACAATGGATCAGAAGTTGACGGCGGAAATAATTCGGACGACACAGGGACCGACAGCGGCGACGACAGCTCCGATACAGGCGACAACCAGGCCCCAACCATTTCCGGAACCCCAGACCCGGCCGCCAAAGAAGGCGAGCCCTTCAGCTTCACCCCAACCGTCAGCGACGCAGAAGGCGATACGCTCTCCTTTCAGTTAGTGAACGGTCCAGCCTGGCTGAGCATCGACGCCGCTACAGGTAAAATTTCCGGCTCCCCTGACGCAGATGACTTAGGCATGGCTAAAGGCATAGTCATTCGCGTATCCGACGGGAAGAAAACCGCCGACCTGCAGTTTGACCTGGAAGTCGCCTTCAACCCCGTAGAGCAAGCTATTCGCACAGGCAATGCAATGGTTGTCGAGAACAGCCGCGATCTGGCGTCCGCCGCGTTACGGACCATAGAAAACAACCGCAGCCGCTTTGCTCAGGCCCGCATCGAACTGTTCCAACTGAATACCGATGGAGCCGCTAAAAGCGATAGCCTCACCGCCATTGACTGGGACCCAACTCATGATGCGGCGCAGATAAGCGCAACGTTCGGCGAAAACGAAGCCATTTTAATATCCAATGCCGCCAATGAAGGAAAAACCGTCTATAACCGCGGATTTGGCGTTATCGGTGAAAGCGACGCGCGTTATCTCGTGTTGGGCGGCAATCCCATGCGCAATCGCGGCAGCGCCAATGAGCAGATGTATCAATTCATGCACAACGCCATCGTCTGGCTGAGCGGCAGGGATAATTTCGATACCAAACCTTTGAAGCTCGTCATGGCGCAAATGGATGAAAGCTACTGGTTTCACGACGCCAGCGGCGTGCGCAAGTGGCTGGATGATCGCTACGGCGAAGCAGTCAGTTACAACGCACAGGGAGATTGTGACGGGGCCAAGCTGGCGGGTTGTCTCAACGACAATCCCGACCTGCTGATTATTTCCCAAAAAAGCGAAGAAGCGGATGTTGACGCCATCACCGCTACGGTGGCCGCCGCCATGGCCAAGGGCACGCCCGTGCTGTATCTTCATTGGGACGGTAATTTAACCAGCTTGGGCGGCCAGCTCTTCACACTGTTTAACGTGTCCTACCAGGAAGACAACTACTGGAAAAGGCTCTATCTGAGCGGTTATGACTCCATCGACGATATGGGCGAAATCCCAGAGAGCGTTGCGCAAGTAAAGACCATGCTGACCCACTTTGAAAGCGAAGACTATGCTTTCGACTGGTCCGCCTGCGACGGCGAAAATTGCTCCGCCGTCAGCGGCCTGAATGCCGGTTTCTTTGAAGGCGCCGACCAAGTGCGCAACATCATGTCCAATCTGGACAAAAATAAAACGAATATCTTCGCCGACGAAGGTAAACGCTATCAGAAGTTGCTCGCTTTATTGGGCGACCACTACCGCGCCAGCGTCACCTATCCCATGGACAAAATCACGACGGAAGACAACGCATTTCTGAAATCACTGTACGCGGATTATTCTGTCTACAATTACCGCGCACTGAACCCCGCACAAAAGGACATGGGGAACTTCAGCCGCAGCAGCTTCAACCATGTCTCGCCAGTCACCAAGACCATAGACATGGAAAGTAAGCGTTATTTCCGCGCCGCCGGCGTCTACGCCCTACCGGGTTACACAGTGAAGGTGACCCGCCTGGACAATGCCGATGTGGCCACCTCCATCTTCGTAAACACACAGCGTTCCGGCGCCACCCATCAGTTTGAGAAGAACGGATATACACGCCCTAAATTCCTGCAGACGCCGAAATTCAGTATTAAATCCGGCGAGAGCATCACTTTCACCTCCACTTACGGGGGCCCGCTGCAGATTGAGTTTGGCGGCAACGGCAAAAACGTCTCTTTCCGTTTCGAGAACGTGGGCGAACACCCCTTCTGGAACGGCGAAGAAGATAACGCCAGCTTCGAGCAGGCGTTAGCTCAAGGCGACTACGATTGGGCCGAGTTAGTGACGCCTGGCTTCGAAGTCCACTCCAAACTGGACAAAATGCGTAAGTCCATGCAGGACGAAAACTGGAAGACCGGCGCAGCTTTAGCGGCGGGAACCATGCGTTACATTCATAACTTCCCTCATGTTCTCGCCGGCTTCAAAGGTCCGGGCATAGACGTGGTGGCGGAGATTCATGATTTCGCCACTGCACACAACCTGGATATCGAGCATATCGATATCGTGAAGCACATGAATGCGGATCAGGCCACCTGCGGTTACGGATGTTCCGGTAATCCCTATGACGCCTATTGGGAATTCAGCCCTATCGGGCACGGCGACATCCACGAGCTGGGGCATGGTCTGGAGCGCGGCCGATTCCGCTTTAGCGGCTGGGATGGGCATGCAAGCACCAACCCCTACTCCTACTACTCGAAGTCGCATTACTACATCGATACCGGCAAAAACCCAGGCTGTCAGTCGTTGCCTTTTGAAAGCATGTTCAAGGTGCTGCGCGACTCCGTCAGTGAATCCAACCCTCAAGCCTACGTGCAAAGCCAAAAGTTAACCGGCTGGTCCAACGGCGCAGGAATCACGGTACAAATGATGATGACCGCTCAGGGCGAAGGCAAGTTGAATGACGGCTGGAATTTGCTGCCGAGACTGCACATCCTCGACCGCAACTTCAATGCGGCTTTAGCGAGCGAAGAGGCCTGGTCGGCGGCGAAAAGCAATCTTGGTTTCTCTCAATACAGTCTGGCGGAAGCAAAAAGCATTAACAGTAACGACTGGATGACGGTTGCCGTGTCCCATGCCACCGGGCTGGACTTCCGCGACTACCTGACTATGTGGGCGCTGCCGTTTAGCGCCAAGGCCTCAGCCCAGGTCGCATCCTTCAGCCTGCCTGTAGCGCCGCGCAAGTACTATGCGTCTGGCGGCGACCAGTTCTGTTATGGCCTGGATAAACCGAGCATCTTAGTGGATGGCGTGCAAACCTGGCCTAGCCTGTAA
- a CDS encoding CAP domain-containing protein yields MHLNNIARILLLTGAVTLVGCGGSGGSGGDNVADDGGTTTPTDCQMTDLDKQLLKAHNEARAQARSCGGEDYDKAPALTWNCKLAAAASAHSKDMADNNFFNHTGSNGLSVGARVKSQGYFYQRVGENIAAGYGSVSQVMKGWLDSPGHCANIMSKGYTEMGAAKVDASGADYPTYWTTVFGHR; encoded by the coding sequence ATGCATTTAAACAACATCGCCCGTATTCTGTTGCTGACCGGCGCCGTAACTTTAGTTGGTTGCGGCGGCTCTGGCGGGAGCGGCGGAGATAACGTCGCTGACGACGGCGGAACCACCACTCCTACTGATTGCCAGATGACGGACTTGGACAAGCAGTTGCTCAAGGCGCACAACGAAGCTCGGGCGCAAGCGCGCTCCTGCGGCGGTGAAGACTATGACAAAGCCCCCGCGCTGACCTGGAATTGCAAGCTCGCCGCGGCCGCCAGCGCCCACAGCAAAGATATGGCGGACAACAACTTCTTCAACCACACCGGCTCCAACGGCCTCAGCGTAGGCGCACGCGTAAAATCACAAGGGTACTTCTATCAACGCGTAGGAGAAAACATCGCCGCCGGATACGGTTCCGTCTCGCAGGTCATGAAAGGCTGGCTGGACAGTCCGGGTCACTGCGCCAATATTATGAGTAAAGGTTACACAGAAATGGGGGCCGCCAAAGTCGACGCATCCGGCGCGGACTACCCGACCTATTGGACGACGGTTTTCGGACACAGATAA
- a CDS encoding PEP-CTERM sorting domain-containing protein → MTSRIKHALTALSLSVAAVSAHAVTINDGYNGAGLSYNGDVYGNADVYQITHMEVTHDSDNLYVSVFTNFFEGADSLGHMYGDLFISVNGWNPFGSAADRYKDDDVSNGEKWEYALDASTGDLYSLSMVDYMDQLVITGASSSVRQNQEVSVNTSKATLVAGETSSADLSGVSNTVGTLGVLSFTLTLADLGITDLSKSTSLGLRWSATCANDVIEGGLSVPEPGTLAMLGLGLVSLSLSRRKKV, encoded by the coding sequence ATGACCTCAAGAATAAAGCACGCCCTTACAGCGCTGTCTTTGAGCGTAGCCGCAGTCAGCGCACATGCCGTAACGATCAATGATGGATATAACGGAGCCGGTCTTTCATACAACGGCGACGTATATGGTAACGCAGACGTCTACCAAATTACTCATATGGAAGTGACTCACGATAGTGACAATCTCTATGTGTCTGTATTCACAAACTTCTTCGAAGGTGCAGATAGCCTTGGCCATATGTATGGCGACCTGTTCATTAGCGTTAACGGCTGGAACCCCTTTGGCAGCGCAGCAGATCGCTACAAAGACGACGACGTCAGCAACGGTGAAAAATGGGAATACGCTTTAGATGCTTCTACCGGAGATCTTTACAGTTTATCCATGGTTGACTACATGGACCAACTGGTTATCACTGGCGCCAGCAGCAGTGTAAGACAGAATCAAGAAGTCAGCGTGAACACCAGTAAAGCCACATTGGTTGCAGGCGAGACTTCCAGCGCAGACCTGAGCGGGGTTAGCAATACCGTCGGCACACTGGGCGTCCTGTCATTTACTTTAACCTTGGCCGATCTGGGCATCACCGATCTTAGCAAGTCCACTTCATTGGGTCTGCGTTGGTCCGCTACCTGTGCTAACGATGTGATTGAAGGCGGCTTGAGCGTTCCTGAGCCAGGCACATTAGCAATGTTGGGACTGGGGCTGGTGAGCCTGAGTCTTTCCCGTCGTAAAAAAGTCTGA